A window from Malaclemys terrapin pileata isolate rMalTer1 chromosome 18, rMalTer1.hap1, whole genome shotgun sequence encodes these proteins:
- the SBDS gene encoding ribosome maturation protein SBDS produces the protein MSIFTPTNQIRLTNVAVVRTRRAGKRFEIACYRNKVMGWRSGAEKDIDEVLQTNTVFVNVSKGQVAKKEDLLKAFGTDDQTEICKTILTKGELQVSDKERHTQLEQMFRDIATIVAEKCVNPETKRPYTVILIERAMKDIHYSVKPNKSTKQQALEVIRQLKETMQIERAHMRLRLILPAKEGKKLKEKLKPLIKVIESEDFDEQLEIVCLIDPGCFREIDELIRCETKGKGSLEVLSLKDVEEGDEKFE, from the exons ATGTCCATCTTCACCCCCACCAACCAGATCCGCCTCACCAACGTGGCCGTGGTGCGCACCCGGCGCGCCGGGAAGCGCTTCGAGATCGCCTGTTACCGTAACAAAGTCATGGGCTGGCGGAGCGGGGC TGAAAAAGACATTGATGAAGTTCTACAGACCAACACAGTATTTGTAAACGTCTCTAAAGGTCAAGTTGCAAAGAAGGAAGATCTCCTCAAAGCTTTTGGAACTGATGACCAAACAGAAATCTGCAAGACG ATTTTAACAAAAGGGGAGTTGCAGGTATCTGACAAAGAGCGACACACACAGTTGGAGCAGATGTTTAGAGACATTGCAACTATTGTCGCTGAGAAATGTGTGAATCCTGAAACAAAGAGGCCATACACAGTAATCCTTATAGAAAGAGCCATGAAGGATATCCACtattctgttaaaccaaacaAGAGCACCAAACAGCAG GCTTTGGAAGTGATCAGACAGTTAAAGGAGACTATGCAGATTGAGCGGGCTCACATGAGACTGCGGCTTATTCTCCCAGCAAAAGAGGGCAAGAAGCTAAAAGagaagctcaaaccactgatcaaAGTTATAGAGAGTGAAGACTTCGATGAGCAGTTAGAAATT gtgtgCCTCATTGATCCAGGCTGCTTCAGGGAGATCGACGAACTGATCCGGTGTGAGACTAAAGGGAAAGGCTCGCTCGAAGTGCTCAGTCTGAAAGATGTGGAAGAAGGAGATGAAAAGTTTGAATAA